A window of Nicotiana tabacum cultivar K326 chromosome 24, ASM71507v2, whole genome shotgun sequence contains these coding sequences:
- the LOC107817825 gene encoding ceramide kinase isoform X1: MERNPNENDFLENNSPENVPFNSQDSIFSSNLFLDGDGEVILTQTSDKLHWKSVESVLNGQDPSSCFGIELVSKSETTLCFSDIYSAEFINCGLVHEASFLNARGPLLGQSFEMYRFTIRGVQKSKSQPSVLVPSLYTFGHKDSQTCQMWVNRINDHLNMDAERPKNLMVFVHPKSGKGLGYKVWETVAPTFSQAKVKTKVTVTERAGQALDIMSSITNKELSAYDGVVAVGGDGFFNEILNGLLLSRHKSSYPPRPTELNHPVEENGNRPVLDANGDIRDPSDSCEDESPLLKQSANLRTGEDSCQTAAEDLEFSFPNEKFRFGIIPAGSTDAIVICTTGARDAITSALQIVLGKAVCLDVAQVVRWKKTCTSKDEPCVRYAASFAGYGFYGDVITESEKYRWMGPKRYDYAGTKVFLRHRSYEAEVAYVEVESEKKNIGLEKGSSGSWTKGLWPLLKKSERVACRANCGICKTKADHTSAKCPSLEPYSKDSRWLKSRGRFLSVGAAVISCRNEKAPDGLVADAHLSDGFLHLILIKDCPHAFYLCHLLQLAKKDGNPLDYEFVEHHKTPAFTFTSFGKESIWNVDGELFQAHQLSAQVFRGLINLFAAGPEA; encoded by the exons ATGGAGAGAAACCCAAATGaaaatgattttcttgaaaataattcacCAGAAAATGTACCGTTTAATTCTCAAGACTCAATTTTTAGCTCAAATCTATTCTTGGATGGTGATGGAGAAGTTATTTTAACTCAAACTTCTGATAAATTGCATTGGAAATCTGTTGAATCTGTACTTAAT GGTCAGGATCCATCATCTTGTTTCGGCATAGAACTTGTTTCTAAGAGTGAAACCACATTGTGTTTTAGTGATATATACTCCGCAGAGTTCATAAATTGCGGTTTGGTACACGAAGCTTCGTTCCTAAATGCTAGAGGACCTCTCTTGGGCCAATCATTTGAG ATGTACCGATTTACAATTCGCGGAGTCCAGAAATCAAAGTCGCAGCCTTCTGTTTTGGTTCCATCCCTTTACACCTTTGGCCATAAGGATTCACAAACATGTCAGATGTGGGTTAATCGGATTAATGATCATCTAAACATGGATGCGGAAAGGCCCAAGAACCTTATG GTTTTTGTTCACCCAAAGAGTGGGAAAGGACTCggatataaagtttgggaaacgGTGGCTCCGACATTTTCTCAAGCGAAAGTGAAAACGAAG GTGACTGTGACAGAAAGGGCAGGACAAGCTTTGGATATAATGTCCTCCATTACAAATAAAGAGCTCAGTGCATATGATGGCGTAGTAGCAGTT GGCGGTGATGGATTTTTCAATGAAATACTGAACGGTCTTCTCTTGTCGAGGCACAAATCTTCATATCCACCACGCCCTACTGAACTTAACCATCCCGTTGAGGAAAATGGCAACAGGCCTGTTCTTGATGCCAATGGGGATATCAGGGACCCATCCGATAGCTGTGAAGATGAATCCCCTCTTCTAAAGCAATCAGCAAACCTCA GAACCGGAGAAGATTCCTGCCAAACAG CAGCAGAAGATCTTGAGTTTTCTTTCCCAAATGAAAAATTCAGATTTGGAATTATTCCAGCAGGATCAACAGATGCCATTGTAATTTG TACTACAGGGGCGAGGGATGCTATAACTTCTGCATTGCAGATTGTCCTTGGTAAAGCGGTGTGCCTTGATGTAGCTCAAGTTGTAAGATGGAAAAAAACTTGTACATCTAAAGATGAACCCTGTGTACGTTATGCAGCTTCTTTCGCTGG GTATGGGTTTTATGGAGATGTAATCACTGAGAGCGAGAAGTACAGGTGGATGGGTCCTAAGCGGTATGATTATGCGGGAACAAAGGTGTTTCTTCGTCACAG ATCGTATGAAGCAGAAGTTGCATACGTGGAAGTTGAATCGGAAAAGAAAAACATAGGTCTTGAGAAAGGGTCGTCGGGCAGCTGGACGAAGGGATTGTGGCCCCTACTCAAAAAGTCTGAAAGAGTAGCTTGTCGTGCAAACTGTGGTATTTGCAAAACAAAAGCAGACCACACGTCGGCTAAATGTCCGAGCTTGGAGCCCTATTCGAAAGATTCAAGATGGTTAAAGTCCAGAGGGCGTTTTCTTAGTGTTGGAGCGGCAGTAATCTCTTGCAGAAATGAAAAAGCGCCCGATGGTCTGGTGGCTGATGCACACCTTTCAGATGGTTTTCTACATCTTATATTAATTAAGGACTGCCCTCATGCATTTTATTTGTG TCACCTTCTCCAGCTAGCAAAGAAGGATGGGAACCCGCTAGATTATGAATTCGTGGAGCATCACAAA ACTCCGGCATTTACATTCACTTCTTTCGGCAAGGAGAGCATATGGAACGTTGATGGCGAGCTCTTTCAAGCTCATCAACTTTCAGCTCAAGTATTTCGTGGACTTATTAACTTATTTGCTGCTGGTCCCGAAGCCTAA
- the LOC107817825 gene encoding ceramide kinase isoform X2, translating into MERNPNENDFLENNSPENVPFNSQDSIFSSNLFLDGDGEVILTQTSDKLHWKSVESVLNGQDPSSCFGIELVSKSETTLCFSDIYSAEFINCGLVHEASFLNARGPLLGQSFEMYRFTIRGVQKSKSQPSVLVPSLYTFGHKDSQTCQMWVNRINDHLNMDAERPKNLMVFVHPKSGKGLGYKVWETVAPTFSQAKVKTKVTVTERAGQALDIMSSITNKELSAYDGVVAVGGDGFFNEILNGLLLSRHKSSYPPRPTELNHPVEENGNRPVLDANGDIRDPSDSCEDESPLLKQSANLRTGEDSCQTAEDLEFSFPNEKFRFGIIPAGSTDAIVICTTGARDAITSALQIVLGKAVCLDVAQVVRWKKTCTSKDEPCVRYAASFAGYGFYGDVITESEKYRWMGPKRYDYAGTKVFLRHRSYEAEVAYVEVESEKKNIGLEKGSSGSWTKGLWPLLKKSERVACRANCGICKTKADHTSAKCPSLEPYSKDSRWLKSRGRFLSVGAAVISCRNEKAPDGLVADAHLSDGFLHLILIKDCPHAFYLCHLLQLAKKDGNPLDYEFVEHHKTPAFTFTSFGKESIWNVDGELFQAHQLSAQVFRGLINLFAAGPEA; encoded by the exons ATGGAGAGAAACCCAAATGaaaatgattttcttgaaaataattcacCAGAAAATGTACCGTTTAATTCTCAAGACTCAATTTTTAGCTCAAATCTATTCTTGGATGGTGATGGAGAAGTTATTTTAACTCAAACTTCTGATAAATTGCATTGGAAATCTGTTGAATCTGTACTTAAT GGTCAGGATCCATCATCTTGTTTCGGCATAGAACTTGTTTCTAAGAGTGAAACCACATTGTGTTTTAGTGATATATACTCCGCAGAGTTCATAAATTGCGGTTTGGTACACGAAGCTTCGTTCCTAAATGCTAGAGGACCTCTCTTGGGCCAATCATTTGAG ATGTACCGATTTACAATTCGCGGAGTCCAGAAATCAAAGTCGCAGCCTTCTGTTTTGGTTCCATCCCTTTACACCTTTGGCCATAAGGATTCACAAACATGTCAGATGTGGGTTAATCGGATTAATGATCATCTAAACATGGATGCGGAAAGGCCCAAGAACCTTATG GTTTTTGTTCACCCAAAGAGTGGGAAAGGACTCggatataaagtttgggaaacgGTGGCTCCGACATTTTCTCAAGCGAAAGTGAAAACGAAG GTGACTGTGACAGAAAGGGCAGGACAAGCTTTGGATATAATGTCCTCCATTACAAATAAAGAGCTCAGTGCATATGATGGCGTAGTAGCAGTT GGCGGTGATGGATTTTTCAATGAAATACTGAACGGTCTTCTCTTGTCGAGGCACAAATCTTCATATCCACCACGCCCTACTGAACTTAACCATCCCGTTGAGGAAAATGGCAACAGGCCTGTTCTTGATGCCAATGGGGATATCAGGGACCCATCCGATAGCTGTGAAGATGAATCCCCTCTTCTAAAGCAATCAGCAAACCTCA GAACCGGAGAAGATTCCTGCCAAACAG CAGAAGATCTTGAGTTTTCTTTCCCAAATGAAAAATTCAGATTTGGAATTATTCCAGCAGGATCAACAGATGCCATTGTAATTTG TACTACAGGGGCGAGGGATGCTATAACTTCTGCATTGCAGATTGTCCTTGGTAAAGCGGTGTGCCTTGATGTAGCTCAAGTTGTAAGATGGAAAAAAACTTGTACATCTAAAGATGAACCCTGTGTACGTTATGCAGCTTCTTTCGCTGG GTATGGGTTTTATGGAGATGTAATCACTGAGAGCGAGAAGTACAGGTGGATGGGTCCTAAGCGGTATGATTATGCGGGAACAAAGGTGTTTCTTCGTCACAG ATCGTATGAAGCAGAAGTTGCATACGTGGAAGTTGAATCGGAAAAGAAAAACATAGGTCTTGAGAAAGGGTCGTCGGGCAGCTGGACGAAGGGATTGTGGCCCCTACTCAAAAAGTCTGAAAGAGTAGCTTGTCGTGCAAACTGTGGTATTTGCAAAACAAAAGCAGACCACACGTCGGCTAAATGTCCGAGCTTGGAGCCCTATTCGAAAGATTCAAGATGGTTAAAGTCCAGAGGGCGTTTTCTTAGTGTTGGAGCGGCAGTAATCTCTTGCAGAAATGAAAAAGCGCCCGATGGTCTGGTGGCTGATGCACACCTTTCAGATGGTTTTCTACATCTTATATTAATTAAGGACTGCCCTCATGCATTTTATTTGTG TCACCTTCTCCAGCTAGCAAAGAAGGATGGGAACCCGCTAGATTATGAATTCGTGGAGCATCACAAA ACTCCGGCATTTACATTCACTTCTTTCGGCAAGGAGAGCATATGGAACGTTGATGGCGAGCTCTTTCAAGCTCATCAACTTTCAGCTCAAGTATTTCGTGGACTTATTAACTTATTTGCTGCTGGTCCCGAAGCCTAA